One window from the genome of Nicotiana tomentosiformis chromosome 5, ASM39032v3, whole genome shotgun sequence encodes:
- the LOC104111271 gene encoding septum-promoting GTP-binding protein 1-like has protein sequence MSSSPVGVATSDNGFSGSLASPCCTNNSKDSMEDLVALKISLLGDYHIGKTSFLTKYVGKEKGEEGFSITGLNHMDKTLCVRGARISYSIWEVEGDVSHIPVACKDSVAMLFMFDLTSRCTLNSVISWYQHARKWNQTAIPVLIGTKFDDFAQLPLDVQWTIALQARAYAKALNATLFFSSATYNINVNKIFKFITAKIFNLPWTLERNLTIGEPIIDY, from the exons ATGTCGTCTTCTCCGGTCGGTGTCGCCACCTCAGATAACGGTTTTTCTGGTAGTTTAGCCTCGCCATGTTGCACCAATAACTCAAAGGATTCCATGGAGGATTTAGTTGCTTTGAAGATCAGCCTCTTGGGTGATTATCATATTGGAAAGACTAGTTTTTTG ACAAAGTATGTAGGAAAGGAGAAAGGGGAAGAAGGTTTTTCAATAACAGGGTTAAACCATATGGACAAAACTCTGTGTGTTAGAGGTGCTAGGATCTCCTATAGCATTTGGGAAGTCGAAG GTGACGTTTCTCATATTCCAGTAGCTTGTAAAGACTCAGTAGCAATGTTGTTTATGTTTGATCTCACAAGTCGGTGTACGTTGAATAG TGTCATTAGCTGGTATCAACACGCACGGAAATGGAATCAG ACAGCCATTCCAGTTCTAATAGGGACCAAGtttgatgattttgcccaattaCCATTAGATGTCCAATGGACGATAGCTTTACAG GCAAGAGCATATGCTAAGGCACTAAACGCAACCTTATTCTTCTCAAGTGCAACCTACAATATAAATGTGAATAAGATCTTCAAGTTCATTACAGCCAAGATCTTCAACTTACCATGGACATTGGAGCGTAATCTCACCATTGGAGAACCCATTATAGACTACtag
- the LOC104111272 gene encoding glucose-6-phosphate/phosphate translocator 2, chloroplastic-like isoform X1, translating into MAFSAGQSYAVSTTFDPLQQNSWGSKPYVSSCSFNNITFRKCDKSYILSRKPLYISAVSGFGYADESKESKSRDPLVQCNAYEASRPQSIPISIEFGQEAQAAAAQKLKIGLYFATWWALNVAFNIYNKKVLNAFPFPWLTSTLSLAAGSLMMLVSWATRIAETPKTDFDFWKALFPVAMAHTIGHVAATVSMSKVAVSFTHIIKSGEPAFSVLVSSLLLGETFPLPVYLSLMPIIGGCALAAITELNFNLTGFMGAMISNLAFVFRNIFSKKGMKGKSVGGMNYYACLSMMSLLILTPFAIAVEGPQVWALGWQNAVSQIGPNFIWWVVAQSVLYHLYNQVSYMSLNEISPLTFSIGNTTKRISVIVSSIIIFQISIQPVNALGAAIAIFGTFLYSQVNRFKK; encoded by the exons ATGGCCTTCTCTGCTGGGCAATCTTATGCAGTTTCCACAACTTTTGATCCCTTGCAACAAAATTCCTGGGGTTCTAAACCTTATGTTTCATCATGTTCCTTCAACAACATCACCTTTAGAAAATGTGACAAGTCCTATATCTTGTCAAGAAAGCCTCTCTATATTTCAGCAGTAAGTGGATTTGGATACGCTGATGAATCAAAGGAGTCCAAATCTAGGGACCCTTTAGTCCAGTGCAATGCATATGAAGCTAGTCGACCACAGTCGATACCAATCAGCATTGAGTTTGGGCAAGAAGCTCAGGCTGCTGCTgctcagaagctcaagattgggCTCTATTTTGCAACTTGGTGGGCTTTGAATGTTGCCTTCAATATCTACAACAAGAAGGTGTTGAATGCATTCCCATTTCCTTGGCTTACTTCCACTCTTTCTCTGGCTGCTGGCTCTCTAATGATGTTGGTTTCTTGGGCTACCAGAATTGCTGAAACTCCAAAGACTGACTTTGATTTTTGGAAAGCCTTGTTTCCT GTTGCCATGGCACACACAATTGGGCATGTGGCTGCAACAGTGAGCATGTCAAAAGTTGCAGTTTCctttactcacataattaagagtGGAGAGCCTGCTTTCAGTGTTTTGGTTTCAAGTTTACTTTTGGGTGAAACTTTCCCATTGCCAGTGTACCTTTCACTTATGCCTATTATTGGTGGTTGTGCACTTGCTGCTATTACTGAGCTCAACTTCAATCTAACAG GTTTTATGGGGGCAATGATATCAAACTTGGCATTTGTATTCAGAAATATATTCTCAAAGAAAGGGATGAAGGGGAAGTCAGTTGGAGGGATGAATTACTATGCTTGTCTTTCAATGATGTCTCTTTTGATTCTGACTCCCTTTGCTATTGCTGTTGAGGGTCCACAAGTATGGGCACTTGGATGGCAGAATGCAGTCTCCCAAATTGGCCCAAATTTCATATG GTGGGTGGTGGCCCAAAGTGTGTTGTATCACTTGTACAATCAAGTCTCTTACATGTCCCTAAATGAGATCTCCCCACTCACATTTAGCATTGGTAACACTACGAAGAGAATTTCTGTCATAGTCTCATCtatcatcatcttccaaatttcaATTCAACCAGTTAATGCCCTTGGTGCAGCCATTGCAATCTTTGGAACTTTCCTCTACTCACAGGTAAATAGATTCAAAAAGTA A
- the LOC104111272 gene encoding glucose-6-phosphate/phosphate translocator 2, chloroplastic-like isoform X2: MAFSAGQSYAVSTTFDPLQQNSWGSKPYVSSCSFNNITFRKCDKSYILSRKPLYISAVSGFGYADESKESKSRDPLVQCNAYEASRPQSIPISIEFGQEAQAAAAQKLKIGLYFATWWALNVAFNIYNKKVLNAFPFPWLTSTLSLAAGSLMMLVSWATRIAETPKTDFDFWKALFPVAMAHTIGHVAATVSMSKVAVSFTHIIKSGEPAFSVLVSSLLLGETFPLPVYLSLMPIIGGCALAAITELNFNLTGFMGAMISNLAFVFRNIFSKKGMKGKSVGGMNYYACLSMMSLLILTPFAIAVEGPQVWALGWQNAVSQIGPNFIWWVVAQSVLYHLYNQVSYMSLNEISPLTFSIGNTTKRISVIVSSIIIFQISIQPVNALGAAIAIFGTFLYSQAKQ; encoded by the exons ATGGCCTTCTCTGCTGGGCAATCTTATGCAGTTTCCACAACTTTTGATCCCTTGCAACAAAATTCCTGGGGTTCTAAACCTTATGTTTCATCATGTTCCTTCAACAACATCACCTTTAGAAAATGTGACAAGTCCTATATCTTGTCAAGAAAGCCTCTCTATATTTCAGCAGTAAGTGGATTTGGATACGCTGATGAATCAAAGGAGTCCAAATCTAGGGACCCTTTAGTCCAGTGCAATGCATATGAAGCTAGTCGACCACAGTCGATACCAATCAGCATTGAGTTTGGGCAAGAAGCTCAGGCTGCTGCTgctcagaagctcaagattgggCTCTATTTTGCAACTTGGTGGGCTTTGAATGTTGCCTTCAATATCTACAACAAGAAGGTGTTGAATGCATTCCCATTTCCTTGGCTTACTTCCACTCTTTCTCTGGCTGCTGGCTCTCTAATGATGTTGGTTTCTTGGGCTACCAGAATTGCTGAAACTCCAAAGACTGACTTTGATTTTTGGAAAGCCTTGTTTCCT GTTGCCATGGCACACACAATTGGGCATGTGGCTGCAACAGTGAGCATGTCAAAAGTTGCAGTTTCctttactcacataattaagagtGGAGAGCCTGCTTTCAGTGTTTTGGTTTCAAGTTTACTTTTGGGTGAAACTTTCCCATTGCCAGTGTACCTTTCACTTATGCCTATTATTGGTGGTTGTGCACTTGCTGCTATTACTGAGCTCAACTTCAATCTAACAG GTTTTATGGGGGCAATGATATCAAACTTGGCATTTGTATTCAGAAATATATTCTCAAAGAAAGGGATGAAGGGGAAGTCAGTTGGAGGGATGAATTACTATGCTTGTCTTTCAATGATGTCTCTTTTGATTCTGACTCCCTTTGCTATTGCTGTTGAGGGTCCACAAGTATGGGCACTTGGATGGCAGAATGCAGTCTCCCAAATTGGCCCAAATTTCATATG GTGGGTGGTGGCCCAAAGTGTGTTGTATCACTTGTACAATCAAGTCTCTTACATGTCCCTAAATGAGATCTCCCCACTCACATTTAGCATTGGTAACACTACGAAGAGAATTTCTGTCATAGTCTCATCtatcatcatcttccaaatttcaATTCAACCAGTTAATGCCCTTGGTGCAGCCATTGCAATCTTTGGAACTTTCCTCTACTCACAG GCTAAGCAGTAA
- the LOC104111272 gene encoding glucose-6-phosphate/phosphate translocator 2, chloroplastic-like isoform X3 → MAFSAGQSYAVSTTFDPLQQNSWGSKPYVSSCSFNNITFRKCDKSYILSRKPLYISAVSGFGYADESKESKSRDPLVQCNAYEASRPQSIPISIEFGQEAQAAAAQKLKIGLYFATWWALNVAFNIYNKKVAMAHTIGHVAATVSMSKVAVSFTHIIKSGEPAFSVLVSSLLLGETFPLPVYLSLMPIIGGCALAAITELNFNLTGFMGAMISNLAFVFRNIFSKKGMKGKSVGGMNYYACLSMMSLLILTPFAIAVEGPQVWALGWQNAVSQIGPNFIWWVVAQSVLYHLYNQVSYMSLNEISPLTFSIGNTTKRISVIVSSIIIFQISIQPVNALGAAIAIFGTFLYSQVNRFKK, encoded by the exons ATGGCCTTCTCTGCTGGGCAATCTTATGCAGTTTCCACAACTTTTGATCCCTTGCAACAAAATTCCTGGGGTTCTAAACCTTATGTTTCATCATGTTCCTTCAACAACATCACCTTTAGAAAATGTGACAAGTCCTATATCTTGTCAAGAAAGCCTCTCTATATTTCAGCAGTAAGTGGATTTGGATACGCTGATGAATCAAAGGAGTCCAAATCTAGGGACCCTTTAGTCCAGTGCAATGCATATGAAGCTAGTCGACCACAGTCGATACCAATCAGCATTGAGTTTGGGCAAGAAGCTCAGGCTGCTGCTgctcagaagctcaagattgggCTCTATTTTGCAACTTGGTGGGCTTTGAATGTTGCCTTCAATATCTACAACAAGAAG GTTGCCATGGCACACACAATTGGGCATGTGGCTGCAACAGTGAGCATGTCAAAAGTTGCAGTTTCctttactcacataattaagagtGGAGAGCCTGCTTTCAGTGTTTTGGTTTCAAGTTTACTTTTGGGTGAAACTTTCCCATTGCCAGTGTACCTTTCACTTATGCCTATTATTGGTGGTTGTGCACTTGCTGCTATTACTGAGCTCAACTTCAATCTAACAG GTTTTATGGGGGCAATGATATCAAACTTGGCATTTGTATTCAGAAATATATTCTCAAAGAAAGGGATGAAGGGGAAGTCAGTTGGAGGGATGAATTACTATGCTTGTCTTTCAATGATGTCTCTTTTGATTCTGACTCCCTTTGCTATTGCTGTTGAGGGTCCACAAGTATGGGCACTTGGATGGCAGAATGCAGTCTCCCAAATTGGCCCAAATTTCATATG GTGGGTGGTGGCCCAAAGTGTGTTGTATCACTTGTACAATCAAGTCTCTTACATGTCCCTAAATGAGATCTCCCCACTCACATTTAGCATTGGTAACACTACGAAGAGAATTTCTGTCATAGTCTCATCtatcatcatcttccaaatttcaATTCAACCAGTTAATGCCCTTGGTGCAGCCATTGCAATCTTTGGAACTTTCCTCTACTCACAGGTAAATAGATTCAAAAAGTA A